One region of Dokdonia sp. 4H-3-7-5 genomic DNA includes:
- a CDS encoding bifunctional riboflavin kinase/FAD synthetase, which translates to MKTHNSAHTFNSEKGTVVTIGTFDGVHLGHRQIINRLNESARANDWESCVLTFFPHPRMVLQKDTSLKLINTIDERARLLEGLGLDHLVIHPFTLDFSRYHAETFVEEILVNSLNAKKVIIGYDHRFGRNRNANIEDLKRFGEQLGFEVEEISKQELEDVAVSSTKVRKSLEAGDVALANSYLDQAFMLTGTVVKGRSLGRTIGYPTANLEIAEDYKLIPAQGAYVVQSRINGKIVYGMMNIGTNPTVGGSAQTIETYFFDFSKDLYGQELEIQLLDRIRDEKTFASVDELVKAMKEDEKYARDYINKL; encoded by the coding sequence TTGAAAACTCACAATAGCGCACATACATTTAACTCAGAAAAAGGAACTGTCGTTACGATAGGCACCTTTGATGGAGTACATTTAGGGCATCGCCAGATTATTAATAGGCTTAACGAAAGTGCGCGCGCAAATGACTGGGAGTCGTGTGTACTTACCTTTTTTCCGCATCCTAGGATGGTATTACAAAAAGATACTTCGCTCAAGCTTATAAACACCATAGATGAGCGAGCGCGACTGCTTGAAGGTCTAGGTTTAGATCACCTTGTGATTCATCCTTTTACCTTAGATTTTTCAAGATATCATGCAGAGACTTTTGTTGAGGAGATTCTTGTGAATTCTCTTAACGCAAAGAAAGTAATAATAGGATACGATCACCGTTTTGGTCGCAATCGTAATGCAAATATTGAAGATCTCAAACGTTTTGGAGAGCAACTAGGTTTTGAGGTGGAAGAGATATCAAAGCAAGAACTAGAAGATGTAGCTGTAAGTTCTACAAAAGTGCGTAAATCACTAGAGGCAGGAGATGTAGCGCTAGCAAATAGCTACCTTGATCAGGCTTTTATGCTTACGGGAACCGTTGTAAAAGGCAGGAGTTTAGGTAGAACCATAGGCTACCCTACGGCAAATCTTGAGATAGCCGAAGATTATAAACTAATACCCGCGCAAGGTGCTTATGTCGTGCAGTCTCGTATTAATGGCAAGATTGTATATGGAATGATGAACATAGGCACAAATCCGACAGTGGGAGGAAGTGCGCAAACTATTGAAACCTATTTCTTTGATTTTAGTAAAGACTTATATGGACAAGAGCTAGAGATACAATTGCTAGACCGTATACGTGATGAGAAAACCTTTGCGAGTGTAGATGAGCTTGTAAAAGCGATGAAAGAGGATGAGAAGTATGCACGGGATTATATAAATAAGCTTTAA
- the mgtE gene encoding magnesium transporter, whose protein sequence is MQFELTSDLIDQIQAYVAVQNETALKELLSELHHADIAEVLDEVDADEAAYLVLLLDSEQTSEALMELDEDVREKLLGNLTPAEIADEVDEMDTDDAVDMIAELDDDVQLAVINQIEDEEHKADIREMLQYDENSAGGLMAKELIRVKDSWTVGGCVSEMRRQAEEVTRVHSIYVVTKRDELIGRLSLKDLLTSDTKTKIAEIYIPKVDSVNINDSAEDVAKLMQKYDLEAIPVVNDKNILMGRITIDDIVDFIKEEAEKDYQMAAGISQDVEADDSILTLTRARLPWLFLGLVGGVGAATIMGGFEDILESYALLFFYTPLIAAMAGNVGVQSSAIIVQGLANDDVKGSIGNRLLKEMLLAALNGLLLGLALFAFTALWYGDVRAAIAISASLFVVIIMAGIIGTFIPLFLHKRGIDPAIATGPFITTSNDIFGILIYFWIAKMVLGI, encoded by the coding sequence ATGCAATTTGAACTCACAAGCGATCTTATCGATCAAATACAAGCATATGTAGCTGTTCAAAATGAGACCGCACTTAAAGAGTTGCTCTCTGAGCTTCACCACGCAGATATTGCCGAAGTATTAGATGAGGTAGATGCAGATGAAGCTGCATACCTAGTTCTTTTACTAGATAGTGAGCAAACCTCAGAAGCTCTTATGGAGCTTGACGAGGACGTACGCGAAAAATTACTGGGCAATCTTACTCCAGCCGAAATAGCAGACGAAGTTGATGAAATGGATACCGATGATGCGGTAGACATGATTGCAGAGCTTGATGATGATGTGCAGCTTGCTGTTATTAATCAAATAGAAGATGAGGAGCACAAGGCAGACATACGAGAGATGCTGCAATATGATGAGAATAGTGCTGGTGGATTAATGGCAAAAGAGCTCATAAGAGTAAAGGATTCTTGGACTGTAGGTGGTTGTGTAAGTGAGATGCGTCGTCAGGCAGAAGAAGTCACTAGAGTACACTCCATTTATGTAGTTACAAAAAGAGACGAACTTATAGGTCGTTTATCTCTCAAGGATTTACTTACCTCTGATACAAAAACAAAAATTGCCGAAATTTATATTCCTAAGGTTGACTCTGTAAATATTAATGACAGTGCAGAAGATGTAGCTAAGCTCATGCAGAAGTATGACCTAGAGGCGATACCGGTGGTGAATGATAAGAATATTTTAATGGGGCGTATTACCATTGATGATATTGTGGATTTTATAAAAGAAGAAGCAGAAAAAGATTACCAGATGGCTGCAGGTATCTCTCAAGATGTCGAGGCAGATGATAGTATACTTACACTCACACGAGCAAGATTGCCATGGTTGTTTTTAGGCTTAGTAGGTGGAGTTGGTGCAGCGACTATTATGGGAGGATTTGAAGATATATTAGAGAGCTATGCACTACTCTTTTTCTATACACCACTTATTGCAGCAATGGCTGGAAATGTAGGAGTACAGTCTAGTGCGATTATCGTTCAGGGTCTGGCTAATGATGATGTAAAAGGAAGCATAGGTAACCGTCTTCTAAAGGAAATGCTACTAGCAGCACTTAACGGACTTCTATTAGGACTTGCGTTGTTTGCTTTTACGGCATTGTGGTATGGTGATGTGAGAGCAGCGATTGCAATCTCTGCATCCCTTTTTGTAGTAATTATCATGGCAGGAATTATAGGTACTTTTATTCCACTATTTCTTCATAAAAGAGGCATCGATCCAGCGATCGCGACGGGACCATTTATTACTACGAGTAATGATATTTTCGGGATATTAATTTATTTCTGGATTGCAAAAATGGTATTAGGTATTTGA
- the rsmA gene encoding 16S rRNA (adenine(1518)-N(6)/adenine(1519)-N(6))-dimethyltransferase RsmA: MAKHSSKRKFEKPHAHRDTHDQGIKAKKHLGQHFLGDESVAKDIADTLTYVGYSHVLEIGPGTGVLTKYLLEKPTHLSVMDLDRESIAYLQSAFTLEHKLNDEHFTVLEADFLRYDLDTIYPGEQLAITGNFPYNISTQIVFKTIEHKERIPEFTGMFQKEVAARICADHGSKTYGIMSVLVQAFFDAEYLFTVPPTVFIPPPKVDSGVLRLKRKEGYQDIGCTQEMLFKVVKMAFQQRRKTLRNSLKGMGLSDEFREREILTRRPEQISVQEFIALTAAITEDIATS; encoded by the coding sequence ATGGCGAAGCACAGCTCAAAACGTAAGTTTGAAAAGCCACATGCACATCGTGATACACACGATCAAGGTATTAAGGCAAAGAAGCACTTAGGACAGCATTTCTTAGGAGATGAATCTGTTGCAAAAGATATTGCAGACACCCTTACTTATGTGGGATATAGTCATGTGCTAGAAATAGGTCCTGGTACAGGAGTACTTACAAAGTATCTTCTTGAAAAACCCACACATCTTAGTGTGATGGATCTCGATAGAGAATCTATTGCTTATTTACAGAGTGCTTTTACACTAGAGCATAAGCTCAATGATGAGCATTTTACGGTTCTTGAAGCAGATTTTTTACGATATGATCTCGATACGATATATCCAGGGGAGCAACTTGCAATTACTGGCAACTTCCCTTATAATATTAGTACTCAAATCGTATTTAAGACCATAGAACATAAGGAGCGCATACCAGAATTTACGGGAATGTTTCAGAAAGAAGTGGCTGCTCGTATTTGTGCAGATCACGGTAGTAAGACCTACGGAATTATGTCTGTGCTAGTACAAGCTTTTTTTGATGCAGAATACCTATTTACGGTACCTCCTACCGTATTTATACCGCCGCCAAAAGTGGATAGTGGTGTTTTACGCTTAAAGCGAAAAGAAGGATACCAAGATATAGGTTGTACACAAGAGATGCTATTTAAGGTTGTAAAAATGGCTTTCCAGCAACGCAGGAAGACCTTACGAAATAGTCTGAAAGGAATGGGACTAAGTGATGAGTTTAGAGAGCGAGAAATCTTAACTAGAAGACCAGAACAAATATCTGTACAAGAATTTATAGCACTTACGGCAGCAATTACAGAAGATATTGCTACTTCGTAA
- a CDS encoding HTTM domain-containing protein, which yields MSLNKLLFTRIDNSALIVFRIFFGFLITCEAWGALATGWVRRILVTPEFTFNFIGFNFLQTFPGPGPQMYAWFGLMGVFGVMVMLGFKYRVAIIGYAIMWSTVYFMQKTAYNNHYYLLMLLLWIMAILPANAAFSIDARFRESVRNISMPRWVTLFIIFQLWIVYTYASIAKIYPDWLDATVPEILMRGKKDYWLVGGVLQKDWTHWIISYVGIAFDGLIIPLLLWKRTRTWAFFISIFFHLFNSFVFQIGIFPYMSLAFTVFFFEPRTIHNLFLKRWKPFYERSKVNHYNQGITTGSITGSPQTLIIPKYKTAMLTVFAVYFVVQIGLPLRQHFIQDNVLWSEEGHRLSWRMMLRSKGGSVTFTVEDKATGKRTTLDHKEYLTKNQQRNIRSKPDVIWQFAQYIKQLKKTEGQDVAVYVKCRIRINGRKSQELIDPGVDLASVDWNWFSHNPWVLDSDGYLDDKGLFPSFGGD from the coding sequence ATGTCACTTAATAAGCTCCTCTTTACTAGAATAGATAACAGCGCGCTCATTGTGTTTCGCATTTTTTTTGGTTTTCTTATTACTTGTGAGGCTTGGGGAGCGCTTGCTACAGGGTGGGTGAGACGTATACTCGTAACACCAGAATTCACTTTTAACTTTATAGGTTTTAACTTTTTACAAACATTTCCAGGGCCTGGACCACAAATGTATGCGTGGTTTGGTTTAATGGGAGTTTTTGGAGTGATGGTAATGTTAGGTTTTAAATACCGCGTAGCAATTATTGGCTATGCAATTATGTGGAGTACCGTGTATTTCATGCAAAAAACCGCTTATAATAACCACTATTATCTATTAATGCTGCTGTTATGGATTATGGCTATACTTCCTGCAAACGCTGCGTTTTCTATTGATGCACGCTTTCGCGAAAGCGTAAGAAACATAAGCATGCCGCGCTGGGTGACTTTGTTTATCATTTTCCAACTGTGGATTGTTTATACCTACGCGTCTATTGCCAAAATATATCCCGACTGGTTAGATGCGACGGTACCAGAAATATTAATGCGTGGTAAGAAAGATTATTGGCTCGTGGGTGGTGTGCTTCAAAAGGACTGGACACACTGGATTATTTCTTACGTAGGAATCGCATTTGATGGTTTGATCATCCCATTATTGTTATGGAAACGTACACGTACATGGGCATTTTTTATCTCCATATTCTTTCATCTCTTTAACTCATTTGTGTTTCAGATTGGGATTTTTCCATACATGTCGCTGGCATTTACGGTATTCTTTTTTGAGCCGAGAACCATTCATAATTTATTTCTTAAACGCTGGAAACCTTTTTACGAGCGTAGCAAAGTGAATCATTATAATCAAGGAATTACAACTGGTTCAATTACTGGCTCACCTCAAACTTTAATTATCCCTAAATATAAGACAGCAATGCTCACTGTATTTGCAGTGTATTTTGTAGTGCAAATAGGCTTGCCGCTGCGACAGCATTTTATACAAGATAATGTGCTGTGGTCTGAGGAAGGACATCGTTTGAGTTGGCGTATGATGCTACGTTCTAAAGGTGGATCAGTAACGTTTACGGTAGAAGATAAGGCAACCGGAAAGCGAACTACACTAGACCATAAAGAGTACCTCACAAAAAACCAACAACGCAATATCAGGTCAAAACCAGATGTGATATGGCAATTTGCTCAATACATTAAACAGCTCAAAAAGACAGAAGGGCAAGATGTAGCGGTCTACGTAAAATGTAGAATACGCATAAACGGCCGTAAGTCTCAAGAGCTTATAGATCCAGGAGTAGATCTCGCGAGTGTCGACTGGAACTGGTTCTCTCATAATCCTTGGGTGCTAGATAGTGATGGTTATCTGGATGATAAGGGGTTGTTTCCTAGTTTTGGAGGTGATTAA
- a CDS encoding tetratricopeptide repeat protein: protein MKKNWFLILICVFGFFAFAKAQTEQLARNYADQGEFEKAIISYKKALLKQKGNHVLITGLVKSYQQLEKYKEAESALNENLAATRDKGFYYVEIGYNHQLQQRDSIAQDYYNQVIAGIESNTMSAYRAARAFQEHNLLTEAVQAYEIAMANNPRANYNVQLARLYGELGEVEKMFNAYLDLINKSENYLQAAQRNFALYVNDDPLNEANIIFRKTLLKRLQTEQNVLYNELLSWLFIQQKDYRKAFAQEKAIYRRTEGRYEGIINLAEIAIEENAIEDATEILEFLRDNVVAGSVKLYAEQQLIQLAVKKAVTAEDEAVVKTRFEALLDQYIKKEYTVPLQIDYAHFLAFNMEQPDEAIAYLKKGIEIPRDRFDHARLKMELADILVLTEKFNQALIYYSQIQNEIQNNVISQEARFKVAKTSYYKADFDWAESQLNVLKAGATQLIANDALELLLVIRDNSMDDSLQTALKKYATADLLAFQNKPEEAIALYEDILEKHKGEKIEDEALLSQAKLYERKEAFAKAEKNYLTIIEYYSDGVLADDAYYRLARLYEGPLNQPEKAKNNYERIIFDLADSIYYVEAQKRFRNLRGDAIN from the coding sequence ATGAAGAAAAATTGGTTTTTAATACTCATCTGTGTGTTTGGTTTTTTCGCTTTCGCGAAAGCGCAAACAGAACAACTTGCTCGCAATTATGCAGATCAAGGTGAGTTTGAGAAGGCCATCATTTCTTACAAAAAAGCATTACTTAAGCAGAAGGGTAATCATGTACTCATTACCGGTCTTGTAAAAAGCTACCAGCAGTTAGAAAAATACAAAGAAGCCGAAAGTGCGCTTAACGAAAACCTTGCCGCTACTCGCGATAAAGGTTTTTATTATGTAGAGATAGGGTACAACCATCAGCTACAACAGCGAGATTCTATCGCTCAGGATTATTATAACCAAGTAATTGCAGGCATAGAGAGTAATACTATGAGTGCATATCGCGCTGCTCGTGCTTTTCAAGAGCACAACTTACTTACAGAAGCTGTTCAAGCCTATGAGATTGCAATGGCTAATAATCCACGAGCGAATTATAATGTCCAACTAGCGAGACTTTATGGAGAGCTAGGAGAGGTAGAAAAAATGTTTAATGCCTACTTAGACCTAATTAATAAGAGTGAAAACTATCTACAAGCCGCTCAACGTAATTTTGCCCTTTATGTCAATGATGATCCGCTTAATGAGGCTAACATCATCTTTAGAAAGACCTTGTTAAAACGATTACAAACAGAACAAAATGTGCTTTATAATGAGTTGCTAAGTTGGCTTTTTATACAACAAAAGGATTATAGAAAGGCATTTGCACAAGAAAAGGCTATTTATCGCCGTACAGAAGGAAGATATGAAGGCATCATAAATCTAGCTGAAATTGCGATAGAAGAAAATGCTATTGAAGATGCGACAGAGATATTAGAATTTCTAAGAGATAACGTAGTTGCGGGTAGTGTTAAGCTTTATGCAGAGCAACAGTTAATACAGCTGGCGGTAAAAAAGGCAGTCACAGCAGAAGATGAAGCGGTCGTTAAAACACGTTTTGAAGCTTTACTGGATCAATATATTAAGAAAGAATACACCGTGCCTTTGCAAATAGATTATGCACATTTTCTTGCGTTTAATATGGAGCAGCCAGATGAGGCTATTGCATATCTTAAAAAGGGAATTGAAATCCCTCGTGATAGATTTGACCATGCTCGTCTTAAGATGGAGCTAGCAGATATTTTGGTGCTTACAGAAAAGTTTAATCAGGCACTTATCTATTATTCTCAAATTCAGAATGAGATTCAGAATAATGTCATCTCGCAGGAAGCACGATTTAAGGTGGCAAAGACTAGTTACTATAAAGCAGATTTTGACTGGGCAGAGTCGCAACTTAATGTCTTGAAGGCTGGTGCAACACAACTTATTGCAAATGATGCACTAGAGTTATTACTCGTTATTAGAGATAACTCCATGGATGATAGTTTACAAACAGCACTTAAAAAATATGCCACGGCAGATTTGCTAGCTTTCCAAAACAAGCCTGAAGAGGCCATCGCATTATATGAGGATATTTTAGAGAAGCACAAGGGAGAAAAGATAGAAGACGAGGCATTGCTTTCTCAGGCTAAACTGTATGAGCGTAAAGAAGCTTTCGCGAAAGCAGAAAAAAACTACCTCACAATCATAGAATATTATAGCGATGGTGTACTAGCAGATGATGCTTATTATCGCCTAGCAAGATTATACGAAGGACCACTCAATCAACCAGAAAAGGCAAAAAATAATTACGAACGCATTATTTTTGACCTTGCAGACAGTATCTATTATGTAGAGGCACAGAAGCGCTTTAGGAACTTGAGAGGCGACGCAATTAATTAG
- the serS gene encoding serine--tRNA ligase, whose protein sequence is MLEVAHIRENKEAFAKALSKRNIDAATLLDQVVAADDLRRSSQAQLDEVLADSNKFSKEIGMLFKSGEAQKANILKEKTAGLKEQSKTLQEQLNTASEDLQNLLYQIPNIPHDSVPEGNSDEDNEEIFRKGDIPELHEAAQPHWELAKKYDIIDFELGTKIAGAGFPVYKGKGARLQRALIAYFLDKNTEAGYTEYQVPHLVNEASGFGTGQLPDKEGQMYHVTEDDLYLIPTAEVPVTNMFRGDLRNHNELPITCTGYTPCFRREAGSYGAHVRGLNRLHQFDKVEIVRIERPEDSAAALDGMVDHVKTILDELEMPYRILRLCGGDLGFTAHLTYDFELFSTAQDRWLEISSVSNFLTFQANRLKLRFKDEDGQNKLAHTLNGSSLALPRVLAGILENCQTPEGIKIPKALIPYCGFDMIN, encoded by the coding sequence ATGCTAGAAGTAGCACACATTAGAGAAAACAAAGAAGCTTTCGCGAAAGCGTTATCTAAAAGAAATATAGACGCTGCAACCTTACTTGATCAAGTAGTAGCGGCAGATGATCTTCGTCGTAGTTCGCAAGCGCAACTTGATGAAGTACTTGCAGATAGTAATAAGTTTTCCAAGGAAATAGGAATGCTTTTTAAAAGTGGAGAAGCTCAAAAAGCTAATATTCTTAAAGAGAAAACTGCAGGTTTAAAAGAACAATCTAAAACCCTCCAAGAGCAATTAAACACTGCTTCTGAGGATTTGCAGAACTTGCTATATCAAATCCCAAACATTCCACATGACAGTGTTCCTGAGGGTAACAGTGATGAGGATAATGAAGAAATCTTTCGTAAGGGAGATATTCCTGAGTTGCATGAAGCAGCACAGCCACACTGGGAGCTTGCAAAGAAATATGATATTATTGATTTTGAACTAGGAACTAAGATTGCTGGGGCTGGTTTTCCGGTGTATAAAGGCAAAGGAGCACGATTACAACGTGCGCTTATCGCTTATTTTTTAGACAAAAATACCGAGGCTGGATATACAGAATACCAAGTGCCGCACCTTGTAAATGAGGCGTCAGGTTTTGGTACTGGCCAACTTCCAGATAAGGAAGGGCAAATGTATCATGTGACCGAAGACGATTTATATTTAATCCCTACGGCAGAGGTGCCAGTGACAAATATGTTTCGCGGTGATTTACGTAATCACAATGAGTTGCCTATTACATGTACGGGGTACACACCATGTTTCCGTCGTGAGGCGGGATCTTATGGAGCACACGTACGCGGGTTAAATCGCTTGCACCAGTTTGATAAAGTTGAGATTGTACGTATAGAACGTCCAGAAGATAGTGCAGCTGCACTAGACGGGATGGTAGATCACGTAAAAACAATACTGGATGAGCTAGAGATGCCTTACAGAATTTTACGTCTTTGTGGTGGTGACCTTGGGTTTACAGCGCACCTTACCTATGATTTTGAATTATTTTCTACAGCGCAAGATCGCTGGTTAGAAATTAGTTCTGTTTCTAACTTCTTGACCTTTCAAGCAAACCGTTTAAAACTTCGTTTTAAGGATGAAGATGGTCAGAACAAGCTTGCACATACACTTAATGGTAGCTCACTAGCGCTGCCACGCGTACTTGCAGGAATTCTTGAAAACTGCCAGACACCAGAAGGAATAAAAATTCCTAAGGCACTTATCCCTTATTGCGGATTTGATATGATTAACTAA
- a CDS encoding acyl-CoA thioesterase, with protein sequence MKKQPFSYHLTVPPSAIDVLGHVNNVVYLDWVQIAASKHWNAATATYFKDEDPEEERLGINKMAWVVMDHHIKYKAEAFEGDEIVVTTFVKTFTAATSVRHTEIRRKGEDKILVSAVTNWCLLKMPEGRPMRVPKEVLELF encoded by the coding sequence TTGAAGAAACAACCGTTTTCATATCACCTCACCGTTCCACCATCTGCTATAGATGTATTAGGGCACGTAAATAACGTAGTGTACTTAGATTGGGTGCAAATAGCTGCATCAAAACACTGGAATGCTGCCACAGCAACTTATTTCAAGGATGAAGACCCAGAGGAAGAACGGCTAGGTATCAATAAAATGGCGTGGGTCGTGATGGATCACCATATCAAATATAAAGCAGAAGCTTTTGAGGGTGATGAGATTGTGGTCACCACTTTCGTGAAAACGTTTACTGCCGCAACCTCTGTCCGTCACACAGAAATACGTCGTAAAGGAGAAGATAAGATTCTTGTAAGCGCAGTAACAAACTGGTGCTTACTCAAAATGCCAGAAGGCAGACCGATGCGAGTGCCTAAGGAGGTGCTTGAGCTATTTTAA
- a CDS encoding DUF4199 domain-containing protein has product MSLVIKKFGMIAFFIGLLGFSLALYLGKSLDYGTQELVGWGVMGMTAAMVYFGVAYQRDTVYAGKISFGKALKTGIIIAALGGLGVALADIVYTLFVNPSFFIEYNDYAMELAVESNNPVAISQLEAQREMYSQYSGTEMSFIAGLMMFVMTFILGFIVSLIAAFILKKE; this is encoded by the coding sequence ATGAGTTTAGTAATAAAGAAGTTTGGAATGATTGCCTTTTTTATAGGGTTGCTTGGTTTTTCACTAGCACTATATTTGGGTAAGAGCCTTGATTATGGCACACAAGAGCTCGTAGGATGGGGAGTTATGGGTATGACAGCGGCTATGGTATATTTTGGTGTTGCTTATCAGCGTGATACGGTGTATGCTGGAAAAATATCTTTCGGGAAAGCCTTAAAAACAGGAATTATTATTGCGGCTCTAGGAGGGTTAGGTGTAGCGCTGGCAGATATTGTCTATACCTTATTTGTAAATCCATCCTTTTTTATAGAGTATAATGATTATGCCATGGAACTTGCTGTGGAGTCAAATAATCCAGTTGCTATCTCTCAGCTTGAGGCTCAAAGGGAAATGTATAGTCAATATAGCGGTACGGAGATGTCATTTATTGCGGGGCTTATGATGTTTGTAATGACGTTTATATTAGGTTTTATTGTAAGTCTTATTGCAGCATTTATACTCAAGA
- a CDS encoding cupin domain-containing protein, which yields MKPINIQDKYSKFDKQWHPHQIATVDDMQVLLAKISGYFVWHSHKDEDELFYVQKGVLEMRFRESGNPEKEWSETVHQGEIIVVPKGVEHCPTTKDGEEVHLLLFEKSTTAHTGEVSHEKTQTSYPKI from the coding sequence ATGAAGCCCATCAACATTCAAGATAAGTACTCCAAATTTGATAAGCAATGGCATCCACACCAGATTGCTACGGTAGATGATATGCAAGTCTTGCTTGCTAAGATTTCTGGTTACTTTGTATGGCATAGTCATAAGGATGAAGACGAGTTGTTTTATGTGCAAAAAGGAGTGTTAGAAATGCGCTTTCGCGAAAGCGGAAACCCAGAAAAAGAGTGGTCTGAAACTGTACATCAAGGTGAAATCATTGTCGTACCTAAAGGTGTAGAACATTGCCCAACTACAAAAGACGGAGAGGAAGTACACCTATTGCTTTTTGAGAAATCAACTACTGCGCATACAGGTGAAGTGAGTCATGAAAAAACACAAACTAGCTATCCTAAAATTTAA
- a CDS encoding 2-hydroxyacid dehydrogenase, translating into MKILHLDNNHPLLMEQLTAAGHENVENYTITKKETEAIIALYDGIVIRSRFNIDKTFIDAAPNLKFIARVGAGLESIDIPYAESKGIYLISAPEGNRNAVGEQALGMLLSLFNNLNRADAEVKAGNWNREANRGVELEGRTVGIIGYGNMGKAFAKKLQGFDCEVLCYDIKENVGDERARQVSLQEFKKQVDVVSLHTPWTPQTDKMVDATFINAFAKPFYLINTARGKSVVTADLVSAMKSGKVLGAGLDVLEYEKLSFENLFTTDGSSNLPAPLEYLIKQDNVLLTPHIAGWTVESKIKLSQTIVDKILKRFS; encoded by the coding sequence ATGAAGATATTACACTTAGATAATAACCACCCACTCCTTATGGAGCAGCTCACCGCTGCGGGTCATGAGAATGTGGAGAATTACACAATTACAAAAAAGGAGACAGAAGCTATCATTGCTTTATATGATGGGATTGTGATAAGAAGCCGTTTTAATATTGATAAAACGTTTATCGACGCAGCGCCCAATCTCAAATTTATTGCTCGTGTGGGTGCGGGACTGGAAAGTATTGATATTCCTTATGCAGAGAGTAAGGGAATTTATCTCATTAGTGCACCAGAAGGTAATCGAAATGCAGTAGGAGAACAAGCGCTAGGTATGTTATTAAGTCTCTTTAATAACTTAAATCGTGCAGATGCAGAGGTAAAAGCAGGAAACTGGAACCGTGAAGCAAACAGAGGTGTTGAGCTAGAAGGGAGAACTGTAGGAATTATAGGTTACGGTAATATGGGAAAGGCTTTTGCCAAGAAACTGCAGGGTTTTGATTGTGAGGTGCTCTGTTATGATATTAAAGAAAATGTGGGAGACGAGCGTGCACGCCAAGTATCATTACAAGAATTTAAAAAGCAAGTAGATGTTGTGAGTTTGCACACACCTTGGACTCCGCAAACAGATAAAATGGTAGATGCCACTTTTATAAATGCATTTGCAAAACCATTTTATCTCATAAATACAGCTAGAGGGAAATCTGTAGTTACTGCAGATCTGGTATCAGCTATGAAAAGTGGTAAAGTATTAGGAGCTGGACTTGATGTGTTAGAATATGAAAAGCTCTCTTTTGAGAATTTATTTACCACAGACGGAAGTTCAAATCTGCCAGCACCATTGGAATATCTTATTAAGCAAGACAATGTACTACTTACTCCGCACATTGCTGGATGGACAGTAGAAAGTAAAATCAAGTTATCTCAAACGATTGTAGATAAGATATTGAAACGATTTTCTTAG
- a CDS encoding membrane protein codes for MNNRKIIGIVIMAIAGAFMFVFDDVSGGIGFVSGIMMAIGLGIFLGWIPMRKK; via the coding sequence ATGAATAATAGAAAGATAATAGGTATTGTTATTATGGCAATTGCGGGAGCATTTATGTTTGTTTTTGATGATGTGTCTGGAGGTATAGGTTTTGTGTCTGGAATAATGATGGCAATAGGATTAGGTATTTTTCTAGGCTGGATTCCTATGAGGAAAAAATAA
- a CDS encoding DUF4286 family protein, with protein MLIYNVTINIEESVEKEWLAWMQQVHIPEVIATGKFVKALMTRVRTEEEMGGVTYSVQYGCPSQQHLDAYYEQDADRLRLASNKFAGKFVAFRTELEIISQH; from the coding sequence ATGCTTATATATAACGTTACCATAAACATAGAAGAATCTGTAGAAAAAGAATGGCTCGCCTGGATGCAACAAGTGCATATTCCAGAGGTTATTGCTACAGGTAAATTTGTAAAAGCATTAATGACTAGAGTGCGCACGGAGGAAGAAATGGGCGGAGTGACATACTCTGTTCAATATGGTTGCCCTAGCCAGCAACATCTAGATGCTTACTACGAGCAAGATGCAGATAGACTAAGACTTGCGAGTAATAAGTTTGCTGGTAAGTTTGTCGCTTTTAGAACAGAACTAGAAATAATCAGTCAGCACTAA